From the Oryza glaberrima chromosome 5, OglaRS2, whole genome shotgun sequence genome, one window contains:
- the LOC127772502 gene encoding LEAF RUST 10 DISEASE-RESISTANCE LOCUS RECEPTOR-LIKE PROTEIN KINASE-like 2.1 codes for MRRYGRALLGSHASHLLLLLLLFWFIASDPEGATAGGGTYDAAICASPIFCGDHVEIKYPFYLSNTTDQVVVVDGNTSYCGYPWLGIICDHDRAILRLGNYNYTVLEINHGNHTVTVADSDALDGGDCPRVKHNVTLPPVLTFPSPSNDSVTFFFDCYPAADVVLRPPPYIRPINCSSFVDFQLGPSFVAAQPDVDVREERGWLGVCKEVVVAPVLKDWLENDYGVLGGDGYGAVLKRGFQLSWDPTAGMCHGCEVSGGRCSYDGNTTFLGCLCSDGHVSKTDCGSKISKKKAIAIGVSVVSGVILLFLLLMCTLCVKKFWHGLLSSMGKSKEAPNIESFLQKHEAQHPKRYSYSEVKTMTKSFSHKLGQGGFGTVYMGKMPNGKPIAVKLLKSCKDDGQEFMNEVASISRTSHVNVVTLLGYCIQGSKRALIYEFMPNGSLERFAFRPNSETEDSLSWEKLFDIAIGIARGLEYLHRGCNTRIVHFDIKPHNILLDQDFCPKISDFGLAKLCKQKESIISIDGARGTIGYIAPEVFSKQFGDASSKSDVYSYGMMILEMVGARKNISASADVSSKYFPQWIYEHLEGYCVTANEIRLDTSVLVRKMIIIGLWCIQLLPNNRPSMTRVVEMLQSSADDLQIPPQSFLC; via the exons ATGAGAAGATACGGGCGTGCTTTGCTCGGTAGCCATGCTTcccaccttctcctcctcctcctcctcttctggTTCATCGCTTCCGACCCTGAGGGCGCCACTGCCGGCGGCGGAACGTACGACGCCGCCATATGCGCGAGCCCAATCTTCTGCGGCGACCACGTGGAGATCAAGTACCCTTTCTACCTCTCCAACACGACGGatcaggtcgtcgtcgtcgacgggaACACCAGCTACTGCGGCTACCCGTGGCTGGGCATCATCTGCGACCACGACCGCGCCATCCTGCGACTCGGGAATTACAACTACACCGTCCTGGAGATCAACCACGGCAACCACACCGTCACGGTGGCCGACTCCGacgcgctcgacggcggcgactgccCGAGGGTGAAGCACAACGTCACCCTCCCTCCGGTGCTCACGTTCCCGAGCCCCAGCAACGACAGCGTCACCTTCTTCTTCGACTGCTACCCCGCGGCCGACGTCgtgctgcggccgccgccgtacaTCCGCCCGATCAACTGCAGCAGCTTCGTCGACTTCCAGCTGGGGCCGTCTTTCGTGGCGGCGCAGCCTGACGTGGACGTGcgagaagagaggggatggTTGGGGGTGTgcaaggaggtggtggtggcgccggtgCTCAAGGATTGGCTCGAGAACGACTACGGCGTATTGGGCGGTGATGGATACGGCGCCGTGCTGAAGCGCGGGTTCCAGCTGAGCTGGGACCCGACGGCGGGGATGTGCCATGGTTGCGAGGTATCCGGGGGACGCTGCAGCTACGACGGGAACACCACGTTCCTGGGATGCCTGTGCTCCGAtggccacgtcagcaaaacagACTGCG GATCAAAGATATCGAAGAAAAAGGCTATTGCAATAG GTGTATCAGTCGTTTCAGGTGTAATTTTATTGTTCCTGCTTCTGATGTGCACCTTGTGTGTTAAGAAGTTCTGGCATGGTCTATTGTCCTCGATGGGAAAATCCAAAGAAGCACCAAACATCGAGTCCTTCTTGCAAAAGCATGAAGCTCAACACCCAAAGAGATATTCTTACTCAGAAGTGAAAACAATGACCAAATCTTTTAGTCACAAGCTCGGCCAAGGTGGCTTTGGTACTGTTTACATGGGCAAGATGCCAAATGGCAAGCCAATTGCAGTGAAGTTACTGAAGTCTTGCAAGGATGATGGCCAAGAATTCATGAATGAGGTAGCAAGCATCAGCAGAACTTCTCATGTTAACGTTGTCACCTTGTTGGGATATTGTATTCAGGGATCAAAAAGGGCTCTGATTTATGAGTTCATGCCTAATGGATCACTGGAGAGATTTGCTTTCAGACCAAACTCTGAAACTGAAGATTCACTTAGTTGGGAGAAATTGTTTGATATTGCAATTGGGATTGCTCGGGGACTTGAATATTTGCATCGAGGGTGCAATACTCGTATTGTTCATTTTGACATTAAACCCCACAATATTCTACTAGACCAAGATTTTTGTCCTAAGATATCTGATTTTGGATTGGCAAAATTGTGCAAACAAAAAGAGAGTATCATCTCTATTGATGGTGCAAGAGGGACAATAGGTTACATTGCCCCAGAGGTATTTTCAAAGCAATTTGGAGATGCAAGCAGCAAGTCTGATGTCTATAGTTATGGGATGATGATCCTTGAGATGGTTGGAGCAAGAAAGAATATCAGTGCAAGTGCAGATGTCAGCAGCAAATATTTTCCTCAATGGATTTATGAACATTTGGAGGGATATTGTGTCACAGCTAATGAGATAAGACTTGACACCTCTGTACTCGTAAGGAAGATGATAATCATCGGTCTATGGTGCATACAACTACTGCCTAACAATCGGCCTTCGATGACTAGAGTGGTTGAGATGTTACAAAGCTCTGCAGACGATCTGCAGATTCCACCACAAAGTTTCTTGTGTTAA